A genomic stretch from Fusarium musae strain F31 chromosome 9, whole genome shotgun sequence includes:
- a CDS encoding hypothetical protein (EggNog:ENOG41) produces MASDEEKNSNNYISNAGSTDKYLADNGDVAAGHTMDNADGLHRLLNNRQIQLVAIGGSIGTALFVSIGGGLAQGGPLGLFLAYTIYSGILACVNNGVAEMSTYMPVSGGFIRLAGHWADDALGFMAGWNFFLYEGLLIPFEITAINLVLSYWSSDITNPGPTAGICIGVIILYALLNILAVKAYGEAEFWLSGGKVILILMLFSFTFVTMVGGNPQGDAYGFRYWNNPGAFSDVNGNSPLGRFEGFLGALWSASFTVVGPEYISMVAAEAKRPSVYIKAAFKTVYYRFCFFFIMGSLAVGIVVPYNYPQLVRIFVTGEEGSGTAAASPYVMAMDILKVDVLPHIVNALLLTSIFSAGNTYTYCATRSLYGLALEGRAPRFLRKTTASGVPIWCFCVVMLFPMLSFLQCSSGSAEVLNWLIALMTAGGLINYLVMGLTFLNYYRACKAQGIDRSKMPYYGRFQPWCAIIGLVFQFLVVMCYGYKSFKPWDVESFFKNYTMQIVAPCLFIFWKLYKKTRWLRPHEVDIAWERPIIDAYENSITTPPTGFWQEMGMLVGIKGKVYSDE; encoded by the exons ATGGCTtccgacgaggagaagaactCCAACAACTACATCAGCAATGCTGGCTCTACCGACAAGTACCTGGCCGACAACGGCGACGTTGCGGCCGGCCACACCATGGACAACGCTGATGGTCTGCACCgtctcctcaacaacagacAGATCCAGCTCGTTGCCATTGGTGGCTCCATTGGTACTGCTCTCTTCGTGAGTATCGGTGGTGGTCTCGCCCAGGGTGGTCCCCTCGGTTTGTTCCTCGCCTACACAATCTACTCTGGTATCCTCGCATGTGTGAACAATGGTGTCGCCGAGATGAGCACATACATGCCTGTTTCTGGTGGCTTTATCCGTCTTGCCGGTCATTGGGCCGACGACGCTCTTGGTTTTATGGCTGGTTGGAACTTCTTCCTCTACGAAGGTCTTCTGATTCCATTCGAAATTACCGCCATCAACCTTGTCCTCTCTTACTGGAGCTCTGATATTACAAACCCTGGCCCTACAGCTGGCATCTGTATTGGTGTCATCATATTATACGC TCTTTTGAACATCTTGGCTGTCAAGGCCTACGGTGAAGCCGAATTTTGGCTTTCGGGCGGCAAGGTTATCCTGATTCTTATGCTCTTCAGTTTCACTTTCGTCACAATGGTTGGCGGCAACCCTCAAGGCGATGCCTACGGATTCCGCTACTGGAACAACCCAGGTGCTTTCTCGGATGTCAACGGTAACTCTCCTCTTGGTCGGTTCGAGGGCTTCCTTGGTGCCCTTTGGAGTGCCAGCTTTACTGTTGTCGGTCCCGAATACATCTCGATGGTCGCTGCCGAAGCCAAGCGACCCAGTGTCTACATCAAGGCTGCCTTCAAGACGGTTTACTACCGATTCtgctttttcttcatcatgggctCCCTCGCTGTCGGCATTGTTGTCCCCTACAACTATCCTCAGCTCGTCAGGATCTTCGTCACTGGCGAGGAGGGAAGCGGCACCGCTGCTGCTTCGCCCTATGTCATGGCTATGGACATCCTCAAGGTCGACGTGCTTCCCCACATTGTCAATGCGCTCCTCCTTACATCTATCTTCTCGGCCGGTAACACCTACACCTACTGTGCCACTCGATCACTGTAtggtcttgcccttgagggTCGCGCTCCCCGATTCCTGCGAAAGACGACCGCTTCCGGTGTTCCCATCTGGTGCTTCTGCGTCGTCATGTTGTTCCCCATGCTCTCGTTCCTCCAGTGCAGCAGTGGCTCTGCTGAGGTTCTCAACTGGCTCATTGCCCTGATGACAGCCGGTGGTCTTATCAACTACCTTGTCATGGGACTCACATTCCTCAACTACTACCGCGCCTGCAAGGCTCAGGGAATTGACCGAAGCAAGATGCCGTACTACGGCCGCTTCCAGCCCTGGTGTGCCATCATTGGTCTGGTCTTCCAGTTCCTCGTTGTCATGTGCTACGGCTACAAGTCATTCAAGCCCTGGGATGTcgagagcttcttcaagaactACACCATGCAAATTGTCGCCCCTTGTCTTTTCATCTTCTGGAAGCTCTACAAGAAGACCCGCTGGCTCCGTCCCCATGAGGTCGACATTGCCTGGGAGCGACCTATCATTGACGCTTACGAGAACTCGATCACAACACCCCCTACTGGCTTCTGGCAGGAGATGGGAATGCTCGTTGgcatcaagggcaaggtgTATTCGGATGAGTAG
- a CDS encoding hypothetical protein (EggNog:ENOG41~BUSCO:EOG09260UXC), with amino-acid sequence MGSLSECGSALRNGRYASIILSKDPRAESQPAPNSTSGSVSDPAPVAGALIQALITRLTSVPDSKTQPATDTDIPQALAVGLAALNAFLQVNVTGPVLPESAALSTLFTKAWASQQSDDAKRSHAHLHKACLSYLEVDGVSPYAYIPHLELFALAKHIITQELCQVANDVVEITSEEKPIKSSVAWTQLRVNIWHYKLLTQPSLGHGSNFARSSQWSDVPTLASQILDGIGNVRSKILGEEVWASGDDGWSRDDKVQFLIEAANNYILLGRDDKAKEAIKDASQTSGLEYALSGALGKRTKFQENSISQLVVLAKSGSEQRVDDAEEEAKPDALQLNDDTLHEEIQFTKETNGNDKKATLPVALADLSPDDQPQLSPLDQIILLTEATLKDAFSPIDTLTSAEVLPYAVRVIGDKSTNWQIYTQALLVRSRIEVHRSRTVERGVLQLQAVADQVLTDTTAEAQRKAEEKEQSSETDAPTIQITSPEEVSAPVQPKPTSFLPAPKASESAPAHVRLEYIHAICSPPRWHLESELAYAWAGIGSLASALEIFKRLRLWAEVALCLASAAASEDEDGRGSGGEAKAKGVLRWRLFHRTGDQASTSDPDDEDIGEDVTLLKAADFSGPERDPPPPNAPRLFCILGDIENEPSYYERAWEISKHRYARAQKSLGEYYLQKKEWEKAREAYKKATAVNRLSPEMWSRLGDISLRLAQFSDAASAFNRSIGSASDTAGGEDARTWSNLGSALWSLYCEVVAEAKNSPAPISEAPVPVPVPAEDEEDDVALAAASKPSDRDPATLLAQSLAAYKRGASIAHDNWRIWDNVLTLASRVQPPAIPDMILALKHIIQIRKSEDALDADVLGALLQDAVLSVEKPSDSGVYEPPRGTPERLVMRLFEEEVVPLITQRSELWTLVSRLRSWRRDYAGAIDAAERAWRAAVGSSGSGLLPGAAATTADEARDWTVDEGAWTIVVQRTDELVSVFENWGPSVESIGSKWKGKARSAVRSVMGRGKERWEGSEGWKTLETLMEGLRISS; translated from the coding sequence ATGGGCAGTTTGAGCGAATGCGGTAGCGCTTTGCGCAACGGGCGTTATGCTTCTATCATTCTCTCAAAGGACCCCCGTGCCGAGTCACAACCCGCTCCGAATTCTACCTCCGGCTCCGTATCGGACCCAGCTCCGGTGGCCGGGGCTCTGATACAAGCTCTCATTACTCGGTTGACATCCGTACCTGATTCCAAGACCCAACCTGCTACAGACACAGATATTCCCCAAGCCCTGGCCGTTGGTCTTGCTGCCTTGAATGCCTTCCTTCAAGTCAACGTCACTGGTCCTGTTCTTCCAGAGTCAGCGGCTCTAAGCACGCTTTTTACCAAGGCATGGGCTAGCCAACAGTCGGATGATGCGAAAAGGAGCCACGCTCATCTCCATAAGGCTTGTCTCAGCTATCTTGAGGTTGACGGCGTCTCACCATATGCCTACATCCCTCACCTGGAACTCTTCGCCCTAGCAAAACACATCATCACCCAGGAGCTATGTCAAGTCGCCAACGATGTAGTGGAGATAACTTCTGAGGAAAAGCCGATCAAGAGCAGTGTTGCTTGGACACAGCTTCGAGTTAACATCTGGCACTACAAGCTCCTGACCCAGCCCAGTCTTGGACATGGATCCAACTTTGCTCGAAGCTCCCAGTGGAGTGACGTGCCCACGTTGGCTTCCCAGATTCTGGACGGAATTGGCAACGTGAGATCCAAGATTCTCGGAGAGGAGGTCTGGGCATCAGGTGACGATGGCTGGAGTCGCGATGATAAAGTGCAGTTCCTCATTGAAGCGGCCAACAACTACATTCTACTTGGTCGCgacgacaaggccaaggaagcTATCAAGGATGCCTCGCAAACAAGCGGTCTAGAGTATGCACTCTCAGGTGCTCTTGGAAAACGAACCAAGTTCCAAGAAAACAGCATCAGTCAGCTCGTCGTTTTGGCCAAGAGCGGTTCTGAGCAGCGAGTGGAcgatgctgaagaggaagcaaAGCCAGATGCTCTTCAACTGAACGACGATACTCTACACGAGGAAATTCAGTTTACAAAGGAAACCAACGGGAACGATAAGAAGGCCACTCTTCCCGTTGCCCTAGCTGATCTCTCACCCGACGACCAGCCTCAACTCTCCCCTCTCGATCAGATCATTCTCCTTACTGAGGCTACCCTGAAGGACGCTTTCTCACCCATTGATACCCTCACTTCAGCAGAGGTGCTGCCCTACGCAGTCAGAGTCATCGGAGACAAGTCTACGAACTGGCAGATATACACCCAGGCATTGCTGGTTCGATCCAGAATCGAGGTCCACCGCAGCCGAACCGTTGAGAGAGgtgttcttcagcttcaggctGTGGCAGACCAAGTACTCACTGATACCACGGCGGAAGCCCAACGAAAAGCCGAAGAAAAAGAGCAAAGCTCGGAAACGGACGCTCCTACTATCCAAATAACCAGCCCTGAAGAAGTTTCTGCGCCTGTGCAGCCCAAGCCAACATCATTCCTGCCTGCGCCTAAGGCCTCTGAGTCTGCCCCAGCTCATGTACGCCTTGAGTACATCCATGCTATCTGTTCACCTCCACGATGGCATCTCGAGTCTGAACTGGCCTACGCCTGGGCTGGCATCGGCTCTCTTGCTTCTGCtctcgagatcttcaagcgCCTCCGATTGTGGGCTGAGGTTGCACTCTGCCTTGCCAGCGCCGCTGCGtcagaggatgaagatggccgTGGCAGCGGTGGTGAGGCGAAAGCCAAGGGAGTTCTTCGATGGAGGCTGTTCCACCGTACTGGTGACCAAGCATCAACTTCCGAccctgatgatgaggatattGGTGAGGATGTTACActtctcaaggctgctgaCTTCTCTGGCCCTGAGCGcgatcctcctccacccaACGCTCCACGACTCTTCTGCATCCTAGGTGACATCGAAAACGAACCGTCCTATTATGAGCGTGCGTGGGAAATCTCCAAGCACCGATATGCCAGAGCTCAAAAGTCGCTCGGCGAGTACTACCTGCAGAAGAAGGAATGGGAGAAGGCCCGTGAGGCCTACAAGAAGGCTACAGCTGTCAACCGTTTGAGTCCTGAGATGTGGAGCCGTCTTGGAGATATCAGCTTGCGACTTGCGCAGTTCAGCGATGCCGCTTCAGCATTCAATCGTTCTATTGGATCTGCAAGCGATACAGCTGGAGGCGAAGATGCCCGAACCTGGAGTAATCTGGGAAGTGCTCTCTGGAGTCTTTACTGTGaggttgttgctgaggcCAAGAACAGCCCTGCTCCCATATCAGAAGcccctgtgcctgtgcctgtgcctgcagaggatgaagaggacgatgttGCTCTCGCCGCTGCGTCTAAGCCTTCAGATCGCGATCCAGCTACTCTCCTGGCCCAGTCACTGGCTGCCTACAAGAGAGGTGCTTCCATTGCACATGATAACTGGCGAATCTGGGATAACGTGCTCACACTGGCTTCGCGTGTGCAGCCACCTGCTATTCCCGACATGATCCTCGCTTTGAAGCACATTATCCAAATCCGCAAGTCAGAAGATGCTCTCGATGCGGATGTTCTCGGAGCGTTGCTTCAAGACGCCGTGCTCTCCGTGGAAAAGCCTTCAGATTCGGGTGTCTATGAGCCTCCCCGTGGCACACCAGAACGATTGGTGATGCGACTCTTTGAAGAGGAAGTCGTCCCCCTCATCACACAGCGCTCTGAACTTTGGACCCTGGTTTCTCGTCTGCGCTCTTGGAGAAGGGACTACGCAGGTGCTATTGATGCAGCAGAGCGAGCTTGGCGAGCAGCCGTAGGATCCTCAGGTAGTGGTCTTCTGCCCGGAGCAGCAGCCACAACAGCCGATGAAGCGCGAGACTGGACTGTTGATGAGGGTGCATGGACTATAGTTGTGCAGAGAACTGACGAGTTGGTGTCTGTGTTTGAGAACTGGGGCCCTTCAGTTGAGTCCATCGGCAGTAAATGGAAGGGCAAGGCAAGAAGCGCCGTAAGGAGTGTAATGGGCCGAGGAAAGGAGAGATGGGAGGGAAGTGAGGGTTGGAAGACCTTGGAGACTTTGATGGAAGGACTAAGAATCTCCTCCTGA